The following proteins are encoded in a genomic region of Montipora foliosa isolate CH-2021 chromosome 10, ASM3666993v2, whole genome shotgun sequence:
- the LOC137973747 gene encoding voltage-gated potassium channel KCNC1-like, whose product MKTRTRLEIIPRTVDTNQRRIILNVGGRKHETYLSTVRNYPDTRLYWVVENVTKAIDYDSERIELFFDRHPGIFEQVLNYYRTGKLHCPRDVCGPLFEEELTYWGIDEKEMEHCCWTSYCQHRDAEQNLKGFNVHEGDQDRDTDLQSDTSEDHPPAARDCGRFTWWTKYQPKIWPILDDPHSSRAAKVFSIVSVALIMLSVGAFCAMTLPQFDREVPKGGQSQFAFKAIEYFCGIWFTVELLLRILFCPRRRVFFRQLTNWIDILSVLPFYLQPFVPNGLANALIMIRLLRLFRFFRLLYGLQILLHTLKASSYELGLLLLILLIPVILFSSIIYYIEKHHEQTKFRSIPESFWWSLITMTTVGYGDMVPATWAGKIIGGACSICGLLVVALPISIIGSNFNLYYAHAQARLKLPKKRNRLLLSSITSDFSDRRSGSGTRRKGLRMRSNASCDNENQVMGNKNGSKQLKSFPSKNSNDGSRSSRTYSIHSSKSDHSLGNNDVRLSPTATRGNRERKYSRNERVTPKLSDLPEKDETEENETSGNHLENLKPDLGVSNYSPADRLPLWLAKNRRVPRVRSSSVPSNAQRPPRNGPPPRKSKSQISRVCRRCSLPIEISSDYEGEKSKSSSTEVCCCSEKRDSPSSTYTIFIPGVDEGVQVSMESIPSWSRALPFDHGSPIQLDFVPSLKSTFSDEDSDSDDLRDQDEQDTVKGELRSDHQIDSRKDIPMLITDMQTQRESTSDKETLI is encoded by the exons ATGAAAACACGGACAAGGCTCGAGATAATACCGCGAACGGTTGATACAAATCAACGACGGATTATCCTCAATGTCGGAGGCCGCAAGCATGAGACATACCTTAGTACCGTGAGGAATTACCCCGACACGCGACTCTATTGGGTTGTGGAGAACGTCACGAAAGCTATCGACTATGATTCGGAAAGAATCGAGCTGTTCTTCGACCGCCATCCTGGCATATTTGAGCAGGTTTTAAATTATTATCGAACTGGGAAATTGCACTGCCCTCGTGATGTATGCGGGCCGCTATTTGAGGAAGAGTTGACCTATTGGGGTATTGACGAAAAGGAAATGGAGCATTGCTGTTGGACTTCGTACTGTCAGCATCGAGACGCTGAGCAGAATTTAAAGGGCTTCAATGTGCATGAAGGGGATCAGGATAGAGATACTGACCTACAAAGTGACACGTCAGAGGACCATCCACCGGCAGCACGCGATTGTGGTCGCTTTACGTGGTGGACAAAATATCAGCCGAAGATATGGCCGATACTGGACGATCCTCATTCTTCTAGAGCAGCTAAG GTGTTTTCGATTGTATCTGTGGCACTGATCATGCTGTCCGTGGGCGCATTTTGTGCAATGACTCTTCCCCAGTTCGATCGCGAGGTCCCAAAGGGAGGTCAAAGCCAGTTTGCGTTCAAAGCCATCGAATACTTTTGCGGTATTTGGTTTACCGTTGAACTACTGCTAAGAATACTATTCTGTCCGAGAAGACGAGTCTTTTTCCGACAGCTGACGAATTGGATCGATATTCTCTCggttctgccattttatcttCAGCCTTTCGTTCCCAATGGTTTGGCTAACGCCCTTATCATGATTCGTCTTCTTCGGCTCTTCCGTTTCTTTCGCCTGCTCTACGGTCTACAAATTTTGTTACACACACTAAAAGCAAGTTCATACGAACTAGGTCTATTGTTGCTTATTCTTCTAATTCCCGTCATCTTATTTTCCTCGATAATATATTACATAGAAAAGCACCACGAGCAAACAAAGTTTCGTTCGATCCCAGAATCATTTTGGTGGTCTCTCATCACTATGACGACAGTAGGTTACGGAGACATGGTACCGGCGACGTGGGCAGGCAAAATAATCGGCGGCGCATGCTCAATTTGCGGTCTTCTCGTGGTAGCTCTACCGATTTCTATAATTGGAAGTAACTTCAATCTATACTATGCTCATGCACAAGCCAGGCTAAAACTTCCAAAAAAACGAAACCGTCTGTTGCTGAGCTCCATAACTTCGGATTTTTCTGACCGCCGTTCTGGTTCCGGTACCAGACGCAAAGgattacgcatgcgcagtaaTGCTTCCTGTGATAACGAGAACCAAGTAATGGGAAACAAGAATGGCTCAAAACAACTGAAGAGTTTCCCAAGCAAAAATTCCAACGACGGGAGCCGGAGCTCCAGAACATATAGTATCCATTCCAGCAAATCTGATCATTCTCTTGGAAATAATGATGTCAGGCTATCACCAACGGCCACCAGGGGGAACAGAGAACGAAAGTATAGTCGCAATGAACGAGTTACTCCGAAACTAAGCGACTTGCCCGAAAAGGACGAGACCGAAGAGAACGAAACTTCAGGAAATCATTTGGAAAATTTGAAACCAGATTTAGGAGTGAGTAACTACTCTCCCGCGGACAGACTTCCGCTTTGGCTCGCGAAAAACCGTCGCGTACCGCGCGTGCGTTCTTCTAGTGTGCCTTCAAACGCGCAAAGGCCTCCTCGCAATGGCCCACCACCACGAAAAAGCAAATCGCAGATATCGCGTGTATGTCGCCGCTGTTCATTACCAATAGAAATTTCAAGTGACTATGAAGGTGAAAAGTCGAAAAGTTCATCTACGGAAGTATGCTGTTGTTCAGAAAAAAGGGATTCTCCTAGCTCAACGTACACTATATTTATCCCCGGAGTCGATGAAGGAGTGCAAGTCAGCATGGAAAGCATACCTTCATGGAGTAGAGCTCTTCCCTTCGACCACGGATCGCCAATTCAACTTGATTTTGTTCCTTCCTTGAAAAGTACGTTTTCTGATGAAGACAGCGATTCAGATGACCTACGAGATCAAGATGAACAAGACACAGTTAAGGGCGAGCTAAGAAGCGACCATCAGATTGACTCGAGAAAAGATATTCCAATGTTAATTACTGACATGCAAACCCAAAGGGAAAGCACGAGTGACAAGGAAACCTTGATTTGA